CCCGATCCGTTCGGACGTCAGCCAGCCGTCGGCCCCGGTGCGCATCACTGCCTGCCGGCTCGCCTTCTCCTCGACGCCGAGCCGGCCGAGGACGTCGATGAGGGCGGACGTCCAGGCAACCCCACCGTGCGGCAGGACCAGCTCGCCGAGCACGGTGAACAGCAGGCCGCGCGCGCTCTCGGCGCCCGCGGCATGCCGGCGGGACAGGCTCGGCGCCGAATCGGCTTCGACGGACACCACACCTCCCAGCGCTCGTTGCACAGCCTACAAACTACTACAAACACTTGACGAAAGACCATTGCTATGTAGAACATGGAGGAGTACCCGACCCGAGGAGCGAGCATGACCGGTGTGGCCACGGCACAGCGCGTCGAGTTCCGCACATCGCCATCGGACTACCGGCACTGGCGCCTCGTGACCGACGGTCCGGTCGCGACGCTCACCATGGACGTCGCAGAGGACGCTGGCCTGGTCGAGGGCTACGAGCTCAAGCTCAACTCCTACGACCTCGGGGTGGACATCGAGCTCTACGACGCGGTGCAACGGCTGCGCTTCGAACACCCCGAGGTGCGCGCGGTCGTCGTCACCAGCGGCAAGGACAAGATCTTCTGCGCCGGCGCGAACATCGGCATGCTCGCGGCCTCCTCCCACTCGTGGAAGGTGAACTTCTGCAAGTTCACCAACGAGACCCGCAACGGCATCGAGGACGCCACGGCGCACTCCGGCCAGACGTACCTGGCGGCGCTCAGCGGCACCGCGTCCGGCGGCGGCTACGAACTGGCGCTGGCCTGCGAGCACATCATGCTGGTCGACGACCGCTCGTCCACGGTGTCCCTTCCGGAGCTGCCGCTGCTCGGCGTGCTGCCCGGCACCGGCGGCCTCACCCGCGTCGTCGACAAGCGGCACGTGCGCCGCGACCTGGCCGACTATTTCGCCACCCGCGCGGAGGGTGTCAACGGCAAGAAGGCCGTCGCCTGGAAGCTCGTCGACGAACTCGTGCCCCGGCCGCAGTGGGACGCGACCGTGCAAGCTCGTGCCGCCGAACTGGCCGGGCGCTCCCCGCAGCGCGACGGGCCGGGCCTCGCGCTGACTCTGCTCGAGAAGTCCCGCACCGCCGACGAGGTCGGCTACCGCTACGTGACAGCGGCCCTGGACCACGTGGGGCGCTCGGTTGCGATCACCGTGCGCGGTCCGCAGCAGGACGCGCCCGCCGGCCCGGCCGGACTGCACGAGCAGGGCGCCGAGTTCTGGACGCTCGCACTCACCCGCGAGCTCGACGACCTGATCCTGGACCTGCGCACCAACGAACCCGAGCTCGGCACCTGGGTGTTCCGCACCGAAGGCGACGCGCACCGGGTGCTCGCCCACGACGCGCTGCTGCTCGCCCACCGCGACGACTGGTTGGCGAACGAGATCCTGCTGTACCTCAAGCGCACCCTCAAGCGGCTGGACGTCACCAGCCGCAGCCTGCTCGCACTCGTCGAGCCGGGCAGCTGCTTCGCCGGCAGCCTGCTCGAACTCGCCCTCGCCGCCGACCGCTCGTACCAGCTGGCCGGTGTCTTCGAAGATCTCGACCCGGATGCCGAGCCCGCGGCGATCATCGCGGGTGGCCTGAACTTCGGTCCGCTGCCGATGGGCAACGGGCTGACCCGGCTGCAGACGCGGTTCCTCGACGACGCGGCCGCGGTCGACGCCGTACGCGCCCGCGCCGGCGAGCCGCTGTCGGCCGAGGACGCCGCCGCGCTCGGGCTCGTCACCTTCACCCCGGACGACATCGACTGGGACGACGAGGTGCGCATCGCGATCGAGGAGCGGTCCAGCTTCAGCCCCGACGCGCTGACCGGCCTCGAGGCGAACTACCGCTTCGCCGGCCCGGAAACGATCGAGACCAAGATCTTCGGCCGGCTCTCCGCCTGGCAGAACTGGATCTTCTACCGCCCCAACGCGTCCGGACCGGACGGTGCGCTGCGCCAGTTCGGCACCGGCCGCCGCGCCGACTTCGACAGGAAGCGGGTCTAACACATGACCACCACCGCCGATTACTCGGTCAAGATCCCCAACAACGTCGACCTGCACGAGGACCGCCGCCTGCAGCGCGCGCTGGAGTCGTGGCAGCCGAACTTCCTGTCCTGGTGGGAGTCGATGGGTCCGACGCTGCCCACCGAGGACGTCTACCTGCGCACCGCGGTGAACGTCGGCCGCGAGGGCTGGGCGCACTTCGGGCACGTGCCGATGAAGGACTACCGCTGGGGCATCTTCCTCGCCGAGCGTGATCGCGAACGGCAGATCGGCTTCGGCCAGCACCAGGGCGAGCCGGCGTGGCAGAAGGTTCCCGGCGAGTACCGCGCCGAGCTGCAGCGGCTGATCGTCGTCCAGGG
This genomic stretch from Jatrophihabitans cynanchi harbors:
- the boxC gene encoding 2,3-epoxybenzoyl-CoA dihydrolase, whose protein sequence is MTGVATAQRVEFRTSPSDYRHWRLVTDGPVATLTMDVAEDAGLVEGYELKLNSYDLGVDIELYDAVQRLRFEHPEVRAVVVTSGKDKIFCAGANIGMLAASSHSWKVNFCKFTNETRNGIEDATAHSGQTYLAALSGTASGGGYELALACEHIMLVDDRSSTVSLPELPLLGVLPGTGGLTRVVDKRHVRRDLADYFATRAEGVNGKKAVAWKLVDELVPRPQWDATVQARAAELAGRSPQRDGPGLALTLLEKSRTADEVGYRYVTAALDHVGRSVAITVRGPQQDAPAGPAGLHEQGAEFWTLALTRELDDLILDLRTNEPELGTWVFRTEGDAHRVLAHDALLLAHRDDWLANEILLYLKRTLKRLDVTSRSLLALVEPGSCFAGSLLELALAADRSYQLAGVFEDLDPDAEPAAIIAGGLNFGPLPMGNGLTRLQTRFLDDAAAVDAVRARAGEPLSAEDAAALGLVTFTPDDIDWDDEVRIAIEERSSFSPDALTGLEANYRFAGPETIETKIFGRLSAWQNWIFYRPNASGPDGALRQFGTGRRADFDRKRV